The proteins below come from a single Triticum aestivum cultivar Chinese Spring chromosome 5D, IWGSC CS RefSeq v2.1, whole genome shotgun sequence genomic window:
- the LOC123121871 gene encoding uncharacterized protein produces MEGGEQKVSSFPDVPPKDDIPAAAKSLTIKTTANAGGSDWPSPASPYLGSPSPPSSAFVSALQSPYISPRIAEPPPPPNPPHRETRASRTPALPSPASRGGAEFRSEDTDAPTSASRTPPSERGYDSRSQGTDPRRRSSDGGGPAPRVSFSFPVPRVSLTRGAVASPMSNGKLRSCDVYIGFHGQGAPLARFCRWLKAELELQGIAAFTADRARYSGAHSHEIADRIICSAAFGIVVVTTSGFLNPFVLEEIRFFAQKRNLVPILFDTRASDIAGLFDGKPEDKEGMEAFEGLMRCHELKLETDESSWRRCVSTAVTVLQSKLGRGTIAEKESEGTEGLPFPRNRHFIGREKELAEIEGMCFGCAGEVEDVECPGGSTMLNCVSSGVSDGGFADEDSDRVRTSSGRFGSLELHKCKRPVLEASVDPAIDLSAAKGIGLLKQRSKLRKSRFRCNSKDHGNGNVVCINGISGIGKTELALEFAYRYSQRYKMVLWIGGEARYLRQNILNLSGYLGLDISAEAEREHGRIRSFEEQELDAFQRVKRELFRDVPYLLIIDNLESERDWWEGKDLQDFIPRNTGASHVVVTTRLPHFMNLEPIHLPQLSFHDAMVLIKGKKKKDYPPEELEVLKKFDEQLGRVSFGLWLVGSLLSELMIDPGILLEAVERVSLNENMIVFCSGDDNLWQNNLFLIKVLVFCFALMDQVKGGSLALRMITVGSWLAPSPMSSTLLAAMASKLPTKANSIQLLSESLKAALLCGTHCFLQPQARKAEVESAHLLVKLGLARKTTQRPGCWIQFHPIVQLFGKISGSLAPASAAVSGVIRTGNMSIYSDHMWASAFLLFGFKSEPPVVQLKPVDLVLFIKKIALPLAVQAFMAFSRCGSALELLKVCTNILEDAEKSVASRIQDLKQGSLCWKKKLRTDNHVDEFVWHEMALLKATLLETRAKLLVRGGLFDSGEELCRTCISIRTVMLGHDHAQTLAAQETLAKVVRYRSKI; encoded by the coding sequence ATGGAAGGGGGAGAGCAAAAAGTTTCATCATTTCCTGATGTGCCGCCCAAGGACGACATCCCCGCCGCCGCCAAGTCCCTCACCATCAAGACCACCGCCAATGCCGGCGGCTCCGACTGGCCGAGCCCCGCCTCGCCCTACCtcggctcgccgtcgccgccgtcctccgccttCGTCTCCGCGCTGCAGTCGCCCTACATCTCCCCTCGGATCGccgagcctcctcctcctcctaatcCGCCGCACCGAGAAACCAGGGCCTCCCGGACCCCCGCGCTGCCCTCGCCGGCGTCCCGCGGCGGCGCCGAGTTCCGGTCGGAGGACACGGACGCGCCGACGAGCGCCTCCCGCACGCCGCCGTCGGAGCGCGGCTACGACTCCCGGTCCCAGGGCACCGACCCGCGCCGCCGGTCCTCCGACGGCGGCGGGCCCGCGCCGCgcgtctccttctccttccccgtgCCGCGCGTCTCGCTCACGCGGGGCGCCGTCGCGTCGCCCATGTCCAACGGCAAGCTCCGGAGCTGCGACGTCTACATCGGCTTCCACGGCCAGGGTGCCCCCCTCGCCAGGTTCTGCAGGTGGCTCAAGGCAGAGCTCGAGCTGCAAGGAATCGCCGCGTTCACGGCCGACCGGGCCAGGTACTCCGGCGCGCACAGCCATGAGATCGCAGACCGCATCATCTGTTCGGCGGCTTTCGGCATCGTGGTGGTCACCACGTCTGGCTTCCTCAACCCGTTCGTCCTCGAGGAGATCCGGTTCTTTGCTCAGAAGAGGAACCTGGTGCCCATCCTGTTCGACACCAGGGCGTCGGACATCGCCGGGCTGTTTGACGGCAAGCCTGAAGATAAGGAGGGCATGGAAGCGTTTGAGGGGCTGATGCGGTGCCATGAGCTGAAGCTCGAGACAGATGAGAGCAGCTGGAGGAGGTGTGTGTCGACGGCGGTCACCGTGCTGCAGTCGAAGCTTGGCCGGGGTACGATTGCCGAAAAGGAGAGCGAGGGAACCGAGGGTTTGCCATTTCCGCGGAACCGGCATTTCATTGGAAGGGAGAAAGAGCTTGCAGAGATCGAGGGAATGTGCTTCGGTTGCGCCGGGGAAGTCGAAGATGTGGAGTGCCCAGGGGGCAGCACCATGCTTAATTGTGTGTCCAGTGGTGTGTCAGATGGAGGATTTGCCGATGAGGACAGTGACAGGGTGAGGACAAGCAGTGGCAGGTTTGGCAGCTTGGAGTTGCACAAGTGCAAGCGGCCTGTGTTGGAGGCATCGGTTGATCCGGCGATCGATCTGTCGGCTGCGAAAGGGATCGGTCTTCTGAAGCAGAGATCAAAGCTCAGGAAGTCGAGATTCAGGTGCAACAGCAAGGATCATGGCAATGGCAATGTGGTCTGCATCAATGGCATTTCAGGCATTGGCAAGACGGAGCTGGCATTGGAGTTTGCGTACCGGTACTCACAGCGGTACAAGATGGTGTTGTGGATTGGAGGCGAGGCGAGGTACTTGAGACAGAACATACTGAATTTATCAGGGTATTTGGGGCTGGATATCAGCGCCGAGGCTGAGAGGGAGCACGGCAGGATCAGGAGCTTTGAGGAGCAAGAGTTGGATGCTTTTCAAAGGGTGAAGAGAGAGCTTTTCAGGGATGTGCCCTACTTGCTCATAATCGATAACCTCGAGAGCGAGAGGGACTGGTGGGAAGGGAAGGACCTGCAGGATTTCATACCTAGAAACACTGGAGCAAGCCATGTCGTCGTGACAACACGGCTGCCGCATTTCATGAACCTTGAGCCAATTCATCTTCCGCAGCTCTCGTTTCATGATGCTATGGTCCTGATaaaggggaaaaagaagaaggatTACCCTCCTGAGGAACTGGAAGTTCTGAAGAAATTCGACGAGCAGCTGGGGCGAGTGAGCTTCGGGCTGTGGCTTGTTGGTTCACTGTTGTCTGAGTTGATGATTGATCCTGGTATTCTTCTTGAGGCTGTCGAGCGGGTGTCGCTAAATGAGAACATGATTGTGTTCTGTTCTGGTGATGACAACTTATGGCAGAACAATTTGTTTCTGATCAAGGTGTTGGTCTTCTGCTTCGCATTGATGGACCAGGTGAAAGGAGGCAGCCTTGCCTTGAGGATGATCACAGTAGGTTCTTGGCTAGCTCCATCGCCCATGTCGTCGACCCTACTAGCTGCCATGGCCAGCAAGCTGCCAACAAAAGCCAATAGCATTCAGTTGTTGAGTGAATCACTTAAGGCAGCACTCTTGTGCGGCACACACTGCTTTCTACAGCCGCAGGCAAGGAAAGCTGAGGTGGAGTCGGCACACTTGCTAGTAAAACTTGGCTTGGCGCGAAAAACAACTCAGCGTCCAGGTTGCTGGATTCAGTTTCACCCGATCGTGCAGCTGTTCGGCAAGATCAGCGGCAGTTTGGCACCGGCATCCGCAGCAGTATCCGGTGTCATAAGGACTGGCAATATGTCTATCTATTCAGATCACATGTGGGCTAGTGCATTCCTTCTGTTTGGCTTCAAATCAGAGCCGCCTGTGGTTCAACTCAAGCCGGTCGACCTGGTGCTCTTCATCAAGAAGATAGCACTGCCCCTGGCAGTCCAAGCGTTCATGGCATTCTCGCGCTGCGGCTCCGCGCTGGAGTTGCTCAAGGTGTGCACCAACATCCTCGAGGATGCGGAGAAGTCGGTCGCGTCACGGATACAGGACCTGAAGCAGGGATCGCTGTGCTGGAAGAAGAAGCTGCGGACAGACAACCATGTCGACGAGTTCGTCTGGCATGAGATGGCACTGCTGAAAGCAACGCTGCTCGAGACGAGGGCGAAGCTGCTTGTGCGAGGCGGGTTGTTTGACAGCGGGGAGGAGCTGTGCAGGACCTGCATCAGCATCAGGACGGTCATGCTTGGCCACGACCATGCCCAGACATTGGCGGCTCAGGAGACGCTCGCAAAGGTGGTTCGATACAGGAGTAAAATCTGA